From Thalassovita sp.:
TCGACTGACCCGATAGCAGGGTCAGCCCCTGATCGGATAATTGCGCGGGCACCATGTTCATTGAAGGTGCGCCAATGAACTTGGCGACGAACATATTGGCGGGGGAATGATAGACCTCAGCCGGGGTGCCAACCTGTTGAATATGGCCGTCTTTCATGATCACAATCCGATCCGCCATGGTCATGGCCTCAACCTGATCATGGGTCACAAAGACGATGGTGTTGCCCACACGCTGGTGCAGTTTTTTGATTTCCAGCCGCATCTGGGTGCGCAGCTGCGCATCGAGGTTGGAGAGCGGCTCGTCAAACAGGAACACGGCGGGATCGCGGACCATGGCCCGGCCAATGGCGACGCGCTGTCGTTGACCCCCGGACAGCTGGTTTGGTTTCCGCTCCAACAGGTGGGTCATGTCCAGGATGCCTGCCACCTCCGCAATACGTGCTTCTTTTTCGGGTTTCGATAGCTTGGAGGCGCGCAGACCAAAGGCGATGTTTTTCTTAACCGTCATGTGGGGGTAGATGGCGTAGTTCTGGAACACCATGGCGATGTCACGTTTCTTGGGCTCCAGATTGTTGACCACCCGGTCGCCGATGATCACCTCACCGCCTGTGACATCCTCCAGCCCGGCGATCATGCGCAGGGTTGTTGATTTCCCGCAGCCCGATGGGCCAACGAAGACCACAAATTCACCGTCGGCAACGTCCAGGTTGATGCCATGCAGAACCTCAGTCTGATTGTAGCTCTTGGTCAGGTTTTTAAGCGATAGATTAGCCATTCTCAGGTCTCCACATAGGACATAAAGGCCGTGTCCAGGGCAGTGCGCGCGTCGCTGTGGCGCTGATTGCGCGCGCGGTGTTCGGTGGTCAATTCAGTCAGGGTGCTCTGATACTGCGTCAGTGCGGCGCCCAGGGCTTCGGGCGCGGGGCCGCCGGGGCGATTGCGCATTTCCACAAAATGGCGGGCCGAGGTCACTTGCTGAAAGCGATCCTCGGTCAGGATCGTGTCGCGGCCTGCCTCCGCGGCGAAGGCGGTGGTGAAAGCCTCAAACCCCTGCCGCAAGGGTTCGGATTGGGCGATCACCGCTTTGGCGGTGTGGGCGGCGATTTCATGGGCCTGTCTGAAGGTCAGACCCTCATCACGCACCAAAGTGTCCGCCAGTTCGGTGATGGTGATACAGGCGGCATCGGTGGTTGTGGCGACGCGATCGGCATTGATGCTGCAGGCCGGCAGAAAGGCGGTCAGCAGATCGATCATCCGCGCGCCAGAGGCAAAGGCATCATAGCCTGCCTGCTGCACTTCGCCTTCGCTGTCATTCATATCGGTGTAGGGCGTGTTGTGCATGGTGTTCACAATCACATCGCACCGCCCGGCGCTGACGCTGGCCAGATGGCGCATATGTTCAATCGGCACCGGGTTGCGTTTTTGCGGCATGATGGAGCTGATCTGCACCAGACTGTTGGGCACATAAAGCTGGCCCACCTCAAAGGCGGCCCAATAGCCCATATCCTGCACGACGCGGCCAAGGTGAACGAAGACAAGCTTCAGCGCGGAATAAAGCGCGGTGACGTAATCCACGCTGGCGATGCATCCGTAGGCGTTGAGCAGTGGCTCTTGAAACCCCAAAAGGTCCGCGACCCGGCTCCGGTCTATTGGGAAGCCGCTGGTGGTGATGGCCGCTGCCCCCATGGGGCAATGTTCCAGCCCATTGGCGGCGGCGTTCAGCCGTGCTGCATCGCGCAGCAAAACCTCAACAACCGCAGACAGGTAATGGCCAAATGTCGTGGGTTGCGCCGGCTGGCCGTGGGTATAGGCGACAATCAGCGTTTCGGCCTCGGTGTCTGCCTTTTGGATCAGCGCGTCACAGAGGCTGGTGATCTTTTGCAGCATCACGTCGGTGCGCTGGCGCAGGGCCATTTTGAACAGGGTGTGGTCCATGTCATTCCGGGACCGCGCTGTATGCAGCGCCCCGCCCAGATCCCCCAGCCTGTCGCGCAACGCGGCCTCAACTACGAAGAAGTAGTCTTCGTACTCGCCGGTATAACTCAGGCTGGCGATGTCGATGGTTGCATCGATATCCGACAAGGCTGCGGCAATGGCACGGGCGTCAGGCCCCGTCAGGATGCCGGTTTCGGCAAGCATGACCAGATGGGCCTTATTGATCTGCGCCATATGTGTGGCGTAGTTGGCTTTCACCCCTTCAAACAGCGGCGCAAGTACCGTGTCGCGATAGGTTGGGTCTGGAAAACGGGTGGTGTCAGTCATAGCGGGCCTTGCGCAAACGGTTCCAGAAAAGGGGACGGGTGGCGGTATTGAGTGGTGGCACAGCGGGTCATCCTTTCAGCCCCGCCATGACAACACCGCGAATGATGAAACGTTGGAAGATCAGGAAGACCACCAGCGTCGGGATGGTTGAGATGGCCGCGCCGGTCATGATCAGCTCCCAGGCGACATCGGCCTCATCCCCGAAACCGGAAAGACCTACGGGGATGGTGTACATTTCCACCGAATTGGTCACGATCAACGGCCAGAGGAAGGCGGTCCAGTTGCCAAGGAAGACAAAGATCGCCAGCGCCGCCAAGGCAGGTTTGACCAGCGGCATGGCCACCGTCCACCAGATGTGCAGCTCATTCAGCCCGTCAATGCGCGCGGCCTCAATGAAATCATCCGGCACCGATTCAAAGAACTGTTTCATCAGGAAGGTGCCAAAGGCCGTCATCAGACCGGGGAACATGATGCCCCAATAACTGTCGAGCCAGCCAAAGGATTGGCTCATCAGATACCAGGGGATGACCAGCATCTCGGTCGGGATCATCAGTGTCGAGAGAATTGCTATGAACACGATCTGCCGGCCCGGGAATTTGAACTTACACAGAGTGTAGCCCACCAGACTGTCAAACAGCAGGTTTGAGATCGTCGTGATCACCGCAATGATGATGGAGTTGATGAACCAGAGGTAAAACCGCCCATCTTCAAGAACATAGGTGTAGTTCTCAATCGTGGGCTCTTCTGGCACCAGGTTGACGTTATAGACCTCATGCGGCCACTTCAGCGAGGTTGAGATCATATAGGCGATCGGCATGACCATCAGGATGCCGCCAAAGAACAACAGCCCCCAGCGCAGGATCTGGCCCATGTTGCGCGGCTTGGTGACGGCGCTGCGGTCTAGGACATCTGTGGTCGGACGGATTTCGGTGGCAGACATATCATTCACTCCGCAACAGGCGCAGCTGAAGCAGCGACACCACCAATAGGATCAGGAACAGCACAACCGTCTGGGCCGCGGCATATCCCATGTCAAAGCCATTGAAGGCGGTATCATAGATCATCAACACAAGCGGTTTGGTTGAGTTAAGCGGCCCTCCTGGATTGTTCGTGGTCATGTTGAACACATGGTCGAAAATGCGCAGGAAGCCGATGGAGGAGAACACGACGATGAACACAATCGTCGGACGCAGCAGCGGAAGGGTGATCTGGGTCAGCACGGTGAACCAGCCAACACCATCGATCTTGGCCGCCTCATAGAAGCTGACAGGGATGGCACGCAGGCCCGCCATGAAGATGATGACCTGAAACCCCAGCCCGGCCCAGACCGCAGGCGCCAAAATGGCTGGCAGGGCATTGGTGGTGGAGTTCAGAAACTCGATCTGGGCGATGCCAATGCTGGCCAAGAGGTTGTTGAACAGACCGATCGGGACCCCTTGGTAAAACCAGCGCCAGACCCAGGCCATGGCCACCGCGGACGTCATGAACGGCAGGAAGTAGAGCATCCGCAGGAAGCCGTGCATAAACCGCACCTTATCAAGGTGGTAGGCAATGACGAAGCTGATGACCAGTGAAATAGGGGTGCCAATGATCAGGTAGGCAAAGGTGTTTTTGAAGACCTTCCAAAACACCGGATCATTCCAAAGCTTGATGTAATTGTCCCACCCCGTCCAGGTGCGGGAGCCAAGCAGGTTCCATTCCTGGAACGAAATCAGAAAGGCATTCCCGGTCGGGTAAAAGCGGATCACGCTGTAAAACAGGACCGGAATGGCCAGAAAACTCCAAGCCCAGACGATGAGCTTTTGGCGAATTGTGAGGCGCTCATAAAATCGCATGCATGGGCCTATGGCTTGAAGATGTAGAACTTGAGGGCAGGAGGTGGGGCCAAAGCGCCGGGGCGCTTTGACCCATCGTGAGTGGCTTAGTTGTAGTAATCGTCGAGGATTTTCTGCTCAGCCGCGGCGGCTTCGGCAATGCTGTCTGCCAATGGCTGGCCTTCGATATCCGCGCGACCAACCATATCCATCAGAACCTGACGCTGGGCCGATTCATTGGCGAATTTGGTGGTCCGGGCATATTCCAGCCCCCGGATGAACGGGCCATAGACCGGATGGTTGGCGTTGGCATCGGTCATGCCGACGGAGGGTTTTGCGGGCAGTTCACCCACAACATCCAGCCAGATCTGCATCGCCTCGTCCGAGGTGATGTACTGCATGAATTTCACTGCAGCGTCGTATTTCTCACCTTCGGCTTTGGTTGTGATGCCGTTGACCCAATAGGAGGAATAGTTGGCGCGCATGCCGTCGCCGTTGGCGGGCAGTTCAGCCACACCCCATTTCAACCCGCGCACCTTGTTCAGTGAACCAATACGGAAAGAGCCATCAATATGCATGCCGGCACGGCCTGCCTTAAAGGCGGCTTGCGGTTCATCCATAAAGCCTGAGGCGGTGACCTCATGAACTTTCTCAAGGTCGGTGTAATATTCCAGCGCGGCGATGCCTGCATCCGTGTTGTAGTTCACGGTGCGATAATCGTCCTGATAGGGCTCACCGCCGAACTGGCGGATCAGCCCCTCACGGAACCAATGGTGGTCCTGGGCGTTCATGCCGGTGGTGATCCCGACTTGGGTGATGTTACCGGCGCCGTCTTTCTTGGTCAGCTTTTTCGCGACCTCGATCAGTTCATCCAGCGTTTCTGGTGGGGCTGTGATGCCAGCATCTGCAAAAAGACGCTCGTTGTAGAACAGCGCCAGAGAACGAACCGCGGTGGGCAGCGCGTGATAGCCATCTTCGCCTTTCATGGCCTGAACCATCGGGAAGAACTCGGCATCAATGGTTGCCGGATCAAAGGCATCGGTCGGCAGCGGCTGGATCAGGTTGGCGGCAACGTAGTCATTCAGCCAGCCATAAAACAGCTGCACCACATCCGGGCCTTCGCCTGCCGGGATCGCCGCAGCAACTTTGGTGCGGTAATCCGCATAGGGGAAATGCGTCATCTTCACGGTGATGTCGGGGTTGGCTGCCTCGAAGTTGGTGATCAGCTGCTCCATCGCTTCGACGCGCGCATCAAAGAAGTACTGCCAATATTCAATCTCTACCGCGTTTGCTGCCGAAGCAAACAGAGTGGAGACGCTTGCAACGCTGGCTAAGGCGATGCTGTTCCATTTCTTAAACATAGTCGGCTCTCCTGTTGGGTATTAATTATTGACGCGACATTAACTCAACTTACTTGAGAGCTCAAGTTAGTTGAGTTAATGTGGCCTCATGACGCGAAACCTCAAAAACTCCTCCTCCGCTGCAGGTGCAAAAAGTGACCGCTCTCGCGGGCGCAATCGACAGGCTGTGCTGAGTGAAATCAGGGCCGCAGGCCGGATTGGCCGTGCAGCAATTGCCCGCTCGCTGGGGCTGTCAACGCAGGCTGTCAGCAATATCATCGCGGATCTTGAGGCCGACGGGCTGTTGGTGGAACGGGGTATGCACAGCGCCGGACGTGGCTTGCCTGCCATGCAATATGGCCTCAATCCAACGGGGGGATTCGCGCTGGGCATCGAGGTGCGCCCAGATGCCTTGTTCCTGGCGCTGCTGGATCTGGAGGGGCAGCCCGTCACCACCCGACGCAAGGCATTGGTGGATCACGCCCCCGACACCGTGGTGGGTGAGGTCACATCGCTACTGAAGCGGATGTTGGCGAAATCCGATGTAGTGGCAGAGCGCATCATCGGCGCTGGCGTTGTGTTGCCGGGGCCTTTTGGCCAAACCGGCCTCAGCGGCAAGGGGCCTGTGCTGATCGGCTGGCAGGAAATTGATGCCGCAGATCTGTTCGCCAGTGCCCTCGATCTGCCGGTGGAGGTGTCAAATGACGCTAATGCGGCGGCAATGGCGGAACGTTTTGGGGGCGCGGCGCAGACCCTGGATCACTATGCCTATCTGTATTTCGGGGCCGGTCTGGGCCTTGGGCTGGTGTCGCAGGGCCAGTTGATCAGCGGCGCCTTTGGCAATGCAGGTGAAATCGGGCATTTGCCAATTTCCACACCCGACGGGATGCGTCCATTGGAAGAGGTGCTCAGCCGTGATGCGGTGCGGCGGCGCCTTGAAGAGGGTGGTGCTGAGGCTACCCCGGTCGATTTGGAGAGAATTGCCAACCTCTATGCTGAAAAGGATCCGCGCCTATCGGAATGGCTGACGCAGGCAACCGCTGCGTTAAGTCAGGCCGTTGGCGTGATCGAAAACCTGTTTGATCCGCAATCGATCATTCTGGGCGGCGCGATGCCAGAAGAGGTGCTGGAACATCTGGTGCACCAGACACAGCTGCCTGAATTGACCGTATCCCACCGGCCAGATTCCCCGTCACCCCGGCTGATGGTGGGCGACGCGGGGCGCCTGACGGCGGCGCGCCGTGGCGCGGCTATGGTGCTGAACCGTGCCTTTACCCCCGAAGCTTTGCCCGTCCGACATTTCCAATCTTGAGGAATTGATATGCCCTTGTCCGATCAATCGCGCATCCTGCAGGACCGCCTGACCCCGCGGATCTTGATGCTGTGGCAGGCCTTGGCGCCGCTGCAAAGCGTGGTGTCCTTCATGAACACGGGCGCGCATCCGGATGATGAGACCTCTGCGATGCTGACCGCACTTGGGCTGCGCGATGGTTTGGACCTGAGCTATTGCTGCTCCACACGTGGTGAGGGTGGGCAGAATGATATTGGGCTGGAAAGTGGCCCGGCGCTTGGAATGCTGCGGACCGCAGAAATGGAACGCGCCTGTGATATCCTGAATATGCGGATGTATTGGCTGTCGTCGCATTGGGACGACCCGGTGACCGACTTTGGGTTTTCCAAATCCGGGGTGGAGACCTTGGAAAAATGGGGCAAGGCCCGCACCCTGCGCCGCTTTGCCCGCGTGTTGCGGATCGAACGGCCTGACATCATCTGCCCGACCTTTCTGGATATCCCTGGCCAGCATGGCCATCACCGCGCCATGACCGAGGCGGCGCATCTGATGATGGATCTTGCCGCTGATCCGGAGTTTGACACCGGCGGGCACGCACCGTGGGCGGTGAAGAAACTTTATCTGCCCGCGTGGTCTGGGGCAGGGCAGGCTTATGACGATGATCTGCCCCCACCGCCAGCGACCCTGACCATTCAGGCAGACGGAATCGATCCGATCAGCGGAGCCAGCTTTGAACGCATCGGCCAGCAGTCGCGCGCGTTTCATAAGACGCAGGGCATGGGGAGCTGGATAGACATCGGGGCAGAGCGGAACTGGCCATTGCATCTGGCCAAATCCCGTGTTGCGGGGCCGGATGAAACGATCACCTCGGGCTTGCCGCAGACGCTGCGGGATCTTGGGTTTGGCGCTATTCAGGACCACCTTGATGCCGCCCGCGCGGCCTTTCCCGATTTTGCGGCGGTTACGAAAGAAGCCAGTGCAGCACTTGCCTTGTTGCAGGCCGCAAAGGTGGCGCCGGAGGATCAGCACCGCATTGATCGGAAAATCACCCAAGTCTCACGTGTCATACGCTTGGCCGCGGGCGTTCAGGTCGAGGCGCGCCTTGCCCAGGACAGTCTTGCACCCGGTGAGCGCACCGATGTTCACATCGCAACGCGGCAGGGGGCGGCCACAGAAGTGAGCACGCGAATTGAGACGGCCGCCGGGTGGATCGCAGACAAGACAGAGCTGCGCAATGAAAGCGCCGAGCCCAGCCAGCCTTACCCGTGGTGCTATCTGCCGGACAGTCCCGCCGCCCCTTGTGTTGAGGTTGCGGTGACCACACATGGCGTGACCAGCACCACCGCCGTGCCCTTTGAAAGCCCGCCTTTGTCTTTGTCCACCGTTGTGGTGGACCTAAGCCCCAGCGGCGATGTGGTGAACTTGAAATCAGACCGGCGCAGGGTCGCAGTGGCCCTGCGTGTCGTAACTCCAAAAGGCGGGCAGGCCACCCTGCAACTGCCACATGGCTGGACGTCTGAGCCCACAGAAACTGGGTTTGATATCCACCTGCCTGCGGATGCCACGACAGGGTCCTATTCTATTCCCGTTCTGGTCGGGGATCAGGTGGCCCAGCAGGTGGTGACCACCCAGTATGATCACGTTGCGTCGCGCGTCTTGGCGCAGGATGCGGTTATCCAATTGCAGGTGATTGAGGCGGACCTGCCCAAAGCGCGTATCGGCTATATTGGCGGCGGCAATGATGAGGTGGATCATTGGCTGGCCACCATGGGGCTGGATGTTGTGGCCCTGCAGGACGATGATTTGGCCAGCTCTACCCGGCTTGCGCAGTTTGACACCCTGGTCGTTGGCATCTTCGCCTTTAAATTTCGGCCCGCGCTGGCTGCGATCACACCGCAGCTGCATCACTGGGTCGAAAACGGCGGTAATCTTGTGACGCTTTACCATCGCCCCTGGGATAACTGGCAGCCCGATAGAACGCCGCCGAAACCGATGGAGATCGGCCAGCCGTCACTGCGCTGGCGCGTCACCAATGAGGCGGCGGTGGTGACACATCTGGCCGAACATGCACTACTGTCGCAGCCCAATGACATTGGACCTGCCGAGTGGCAGGGCTGGAAAAAAGAGCGTGGGCTTTATTTCGCCAAATCCTGGGATGCGGCCTACACACCACTGTTGGAAATGGCCGACCCGGACGAAGCACCACTGCAGGGCGCGCTGTTGGTGGCGGATATTGGCAAGGGGCGTCACACCCATTGCGCGCTGATCCTGCACCACCAGATGGCCAAAGGCGTGCCCGGTGCCTTCCGCCTTATGGCAAACCTCGTTGCCCCGCGCGGTTGATCCCCTCCCACCAAACGGGGCGCCAGAGGTTCATAACCTTGCCGGTGGCGCCTGGCTGATCGCCGATATGACGTTCAACATCTGCGCATTGAGCATCGTGAAGTGGTTGGGGCCGGACTATCCAGCGGTGCAGCTTGTGTTCCTGCGCGCCTGCGTCGGATTTATCCTGATGCTGCCCTGGCTGCTGCAACGGCGCATGGAGTTTATTGGCCTGACGGATCTGCGCCTGCATATGGCACGGATTCTGTTTTCGACCATGGCGTTGTTTTCCAGCTTCTACGCTTTGTCGCGCCTGCCATTTGCTTTGGTCACGGCCATCGGATTTACCCGTCCGATCCTGACCATGGTATTGGCGTGGCTGCTGCTGAAAGAAACCGTTTCGAACAAACGCTGGGCCGCAGCCGGCGTTGCGTTCTTGGGGGTGCTGCTTGCGCTGCAGCCCGGCACCCTTGTCTGGTCCAGCGGGATCCCCGCCGCGTTTCTGACCGTTCTCTGCGGGACAATGGCGATCATCGTAACGCGGCGGCTGGCGGGGACACCGGTGGTGGTGATGATGACGTTTTACACGCTGGGACTGACCCTGTTCAGCGCCCCCTTCGCCCTTGCGCAATGGGTCACAATCGCCCCTGATCACCTGTTGCCACTTCTGACGATTGGCGTTGCCGCACAGGTCGCGCAGTTTTGTTTCCTGAAGGCACATTACAAAGCCGAAGCCGGGTTTCTGTCGATCCTTGCCTACCTCAGCCTGGTGTTCACGACGACCGTTGGCATCGTGGTGTTTGATGAGGTGCCCACCTTGATGTTCTGCGCAGGGGCCATGTTGATTGTCGGCGCGGCGATCTGGACCACGTTCAGTGCAAGATGAAAGGGATTGGCGTGCCGCATCACTCCCCCTGTGTCCAGGATCTCGCATTGATGGCGACACGGTTAAAACAAACCCACAGCCGACGGCCTGTCGCGGCAAATGTTTGATTTATGGCTAAAGTTCTGCGCGTTACGTTCGTTGCCAATTAGGTGATGCAGCCAGTGCCGATAGCCCCAAATGATGCGCGCGACGGGGTGGCGGTTTGCTTGAAAAATGCGAAGGTCTACCCGATCCCGGATTTGTTTAACAAAGCGGGCTTATGGTGTAAGCTGAAGAAAAAGGACCAAGAATAATACGGTGAGTTTCCCCTTAAATATTGAAATATAGAACTCTAAGGGTTCTGTGTGGTATCTTCCTACAGCCTGTGGAGTGTCGATGTCATGAGGTGGAACAGACTGCGGGAGATGCAAAATCGGAGGGCCAATTGACTACAAAATCGATTTTGAAAACCGTCGCGCTTCTGGCGGCGACACTATTTCCATTCTCTTCGGCAGCGGAGGCAAATGATCCTCTGATTTTAACGAACGGCTATTGGCCACCGTTCAAGGGCGAGTCCCTGCCCAAAGGTGGGATTATCACCGATGTCACCCTCCAGACACTGACCCGTGCAGGGTATGAGGTGGCCGTGGCCGTGGTGCCCTGGAAACGGGCCTATGCGGGAACAGTGGATGGCAGATACGATGTGATCTCGGCCATTTGGGCCACGCCTGAACGCCAAACCGAATTGGCCTTTAGTGACGCCATCCTGTCCAGCCGCGTTGTTGTGATCCACCGGTCTGACTATGATTTTACCTTCAGTTCGCTTGAGGATCTGAAAGGCGAAACTGTTGGGGTGACAGCGGGCTATGGCTACCCGGAGAGTTTCCAAAAGGCCGACTTCTTTGAACGCGAAGAATCCCAAACGCTGACCCAGAGCCTGCGCAAGCTGATCCTGGGCCGTATCAACGTCATCGTCGCCGAAGAAACCTCGGCGCGGTATGTGGTTGCTGCGGACTTCCCCGATGCGGTGGGCAGCCTGCAATATTCTGAAACTGCGCTGCAGGAAAATCCGCTGCATGTTGCCTTCACCATGGCGCGTCCTGATCATCCCGAACTGAGGACCCGCTTCAATGAAGCCCTGGCCGACATGCGCGCAGACGGAACGCTGGAGGAGATACTGGAGTTCCACGGCGTATCCAGCATGCAGAAATGACATGCTCAGAACCTTTCCGCACCATATGAGATCCAAAAGTGACCATGCTCAGGCTCAAAACTGGGTTCTGGCTCAAAACGGGGCGGCGATGAATAGAAAAGACAACGACGTACCGGGGCAAGAATGACCGTTCGGATTACCAATCGTATTTCTTTCAAACAGGCGCGGTTGGCGGTGATCCTTGCCTTTTTCCTTGGTCTGCTGATGAGTGGCTTGCAGATCTGGTTGGATTTCCGGAACGAAAAAGAACAGGTTGATGCCACTGTGTCGCAGCTGATGAGCGCGGTGCATGATACTGCTGCGCAGGCGGCCTTTGGGTTTGAGACGCCCCTGGCTGAGAGGGTTGTTTCCGGTCTGTTCGAATATGATGCGATCGTCACTGCGGAGATCAAAACCGATTTTGGCGATATCCTGGCCAGACGGGACACCTCTGATGGCACAGCACAAAACCGCCATGTGTTTGGTTTCTTGTCTGACGACAGCCCCTCGGTTTATGCCCACGATCTGTATCTGGACGACCGGGCGGATCCGGTTGGAACCCTGACGATCTGGGTCGACCCCTATCTTGCCTTCGCTAGTTTTTTCAATCGCATCGGGCTCATCCTGCTGTTTGGTATGATCCGCAGCCTGTTTTTGGCGGTTGCACTGATGGCGGCCTTTTACGTCGTTCTGACGAAACGTATTGAACAGATCTCCAGAAGTGTTGAGGGCTTTGAGACGGCAGTCACGCCAAGCGCCAATGGCGAAAACGGGCTCAACGATAAACATGATGAGCTGGACATCCTTGCCTCATCCATCGCGAGCTATCAGCGTGAGAAAAACAAAACCCTTGAGGTTCTCGAAAGACGGGTTGCTGAGCGAACGCAAGCTCTGTTGGGAACCGCCCGCAAGGCAGAGGCCGCTAGCCACGCCAAATCGCTATTCCTTGCCAATATGTCCCATGAAATCCGCACACCAATGAACGGTGTCATCGGGATGGCCGAAGTGCTGGCGCATACGGAGTTGCAGCCAGAACAACTGCGGATGGTCACCACCATTCGCAAGTCGTCGATGTCGCTGTTGCGGATCATTGATGACATCCTCGACCTGTCCAAGATTGAGGCTGGTAAAGTCACGCTTGAGGCCGTGCCGGTGAATGTCCACACGCTGCTGGAAGAGGTTGTCGATACGCTGCGACCCATCGCCAAAGGTCTGAACGTCCGGATTTCTTTCCGTTTGGACCCGTTGATCCCGCATTACATCCTCGCCGATCCAGTGCGCCTGCGTCAGGTGTTCATGAACCTGATGAACAACGCGCTGAAATTCTCCAGCCGCGAGGAGGGGCAGCAACCAGGCCGCGTGCGGTTGCTGACCGATCTGACGCCGGAAAACCGGATAAAGGTCACCGTAATGGACGACGGTATTGGCATGACAGACCATGCTATCGCCAATCTGTTCCAGCCATTTACGCAAGGCGAAGAGTCGATCACCCGGCGCTACGGCGGAACCGGGTTGGGGCTGGTGATCACCAGCGATTTGATCGCACTGATGGATGGCGCCATTCAGGTCGACAGTGTGCTTGGCCAAGGCAGCGTGTTTGAGGTGACCCTGCCATTTGTCGAAACCAGCGGTGTTGAGGAAGAGGTCGACGTTTCTGGGTTGCAGGTATTTGCCTTTGTGGATGAGGGGATCAACAGGCCGACGCTGGCGTCCTACGTTGAGTTTCAGCGATCGGAAATGCTGTTTGCGGAGACCGAGGCTGAGCTTAAGGGGCTGATTGCAAACGCGGATAGTGAATTCATTGTTCTATTGTCGCTTGAAACCGCTGAGGAAAATGAGCGCCTGCGCGACAGCCTGTCTGAGCATTACCCCGATGTCAAAATCCTGTGGTTCATCGCAGACATTGAAGAGGCCAGCCTTTGCAGATTGCCCAACTGTTTCATGGTGCAACGCTACCCGCTGCTCCCCTCCGAACTGGTGAGGGGCATCGCGCTGCTGACCGGGCGCGCCAGCCTTGTCGCGGATCAAGAAGAGGCGTTGCCAGAACCCACGGCCGTGCAGTCTGAGGATGAGGAGGATCGCAAAATCCTTCTTGTTGAGGATAATGAGATCAATATCGACGTCATCTACCGGCAACTCAGCTCGCTGGGGTTCCAGCCTGAAATCGCAAAGAACGGGCTGGAAGGGTTGGAAAAATGGCGGACTGAAAAGTTCAAACTGGTGCTGACAGATTGCAACATGCCAGAGATGGACGGCTTTGAGATGACCCAGAAGATGCGGGCGATTGAGGAAAGCGAAGGCCGCTCACGCTCAACGATTGTTGCGATCACCGCAAACGCCATGGGGGGCGAGGCCGAAAGGTGTTTGGCTGCCGGGATGGATCGTTACCTGTCAAAGCCCACCACGCTCAAGCAATTGGGGGAGGCGCTGACGATCATTCGGCCAAAGGATGATGTGACCTCTGGCGGCAGGAAGGGCGAGACGGGCCAGGAGCCGCAGCAACCAGAACCTGCCGCCGTTGACCCATCTGTTTTGACAGCGTTGCTGGGCTATGAGGACAAGACGTTTATTGCCGATACGCTGCAAAAACTGATTGCAGAAACTGGACCCGAAATTCCCAAACTGCAAGAAGCCCTGGAAGCCAACGACCGAAAAACCGCAGGGTTTCTGGCGCATAAGTTCAAATCCTCCATGCGATCTGTCGGGGCCCTTGCCTTCGGGGACCTTTGCGACGGCATCGAACAGCGCGCCAATGGTGATGAGGTGTTTGATGGGCAGGAATTTATCGAGCCGGTCGAGCAGGGCTTCATCGCCGTTCTGGATTTCGTGGAAGACTACGCCAAGGAGCAGTTGGAAACGTAATCCGTGGGAGCTGTCTG
This genomic window contains:
- a CDS encoding ATP-binding protein — protein: MTVRITNRISFKQARLAVILAFFLGLLMSGLQIWLDFRNEKEQVDATVSQLMSAVHDTAAQAAFGFETPLAERVVSGLFEYDAIVTAEIKTDFGDILARRDTSDGTAQNRHVFGFLSDDSPSVYAHDLYLDDRADPVGTLTIWVDPYLAFASFFNRIGLILLFGMIRSLFLAVALMAAFYVVLTKRIEQISRSVEGFETAVTPSANGENGLNDKHDELDILASSIASYQREKNKTLEVLERRVAERTQALLGTARKAEAASHAKSLFLANMSHEIRTPMNGVIGMAEVLAHTELQPEQLRMVTTIRKSSMSLLRIIDDILDLSKIEAGKVTLEAVPVNVHTLLEEVVDTLRPIAKGLNVRISFRLDPLIPHYILADPVRLRQVFMNLMNNALKFSSREEGQQPGRVRLLTDLTPENRIKVTVMDDGIGMTDHAIANLFQPFTQGEESITRRYGGTGLGLVITSDLIALMDGAIQVDSVLGQGSVFEVTLPFVETSGVEEEVDVSGLQVFAFVDEGINRPTLASYVEFQRSEMLFAETEAELKGLIANADSEFIVLLSLETAEENERLRDSLSEHYPDVKILWFIADIEEASLCRLPNCFMVQRYPLLPSELVRGIALLTGRASLVADQEEALPEPTAVQSEDEEDRKILLVEDNEINIDVIYRQLSSLGFQPEIAKNGLEGLEKWRTEKFKLVLTDCNMPEMDGFEMTQKMRAIEESEGRSRSTIVAITANAMGGEAERCLAAGMDRYLSKPTTLKQLGEALTIIRPKDDVTSGGRKGETGQEPQQPEPAAVDPSVLTALLGYEDKTFIADTLQKLIAETGPEIPKLQEALEANDRKTAGFLAHKFKSSMRSVGALAFGDLCDGIEQRANGDEVFDGQEFIEPVEQGFIAVLDFVEDYAKEQLET